The genomic stretch CACTGGCGCTCGGCGCGAACTGGGAGAGCGGTAGTGCGTCTGCTCACCTTGATCCGGGCAATGCTCTCGCTGCGGCTGCTCGCCGCGCTCGCTGCGCTGCTGATCCCTGCTGCGGCATTCGCCGAACCCGGCGACGTGCAAACCGCATGGCGGCTGCTCGACTATATGGCCGTCGATTATGGAGGCGCGGTCGCGAACGGTCGGATCAAGAGCGCGTCGGAATACGCCGAAATGAATGAGTTTGCCGCGTCGGTCTCGACACGGCTTCAAGGCCTGCCGGCGAAGCCGGAGCGCCAAGCCCTCATTCAGCGGGCCGCCAACCTCCAAGCGGTAATCGCGGAAAAGGGATCGACTGAACAGGTGGCAACACTGGCGCACGGGCTCGCGGCCGATCTGCTGCGCGCCTACCCGGTGCCGCTCGCGCCCGATAAGGCTCCGAACCTCGTCTCCAGCGATGCACTGTTCCGACAATCCTGCGCGTCCTGCCACGGGATGACGGGCAACGGCCGTGGCCCTGACGCCGCCAAGCTCGCTACGCCCCCGATTGCTTTCACCGATGCCGAGCGCGCGCGCCAGCGCAGCGTGTTCGCGCTCTATCAGGTGGTGACGCAAGGCATCGACGGGACCGCGATGCAGAGCTTCGCCGATCTGCCCAACGATCAGCGCTGGGCGTTAGCATTCCGAGCCGGGAGCTTCGCCTTCACGGATGCGCAGGCGCGCGACGGCGAGCGGCTTTGGAAATCCGACCCGACCCTTCGCCGGCGCATTCCGGACCTGAAAACCCTGGTCGCGCTCACCCCGGCCGCGCTCGGCGCGGCGATCGGCGACGCCAAGGCTGACGCCGTGCTCGCGTTCCTGCGTCGTCATCCCGAACAGGTGATACAACAGGCTCCCGGCTCGCTCGCGGTCGCCCGCGCCAAACTCGCCGAAAGCGTGGCGGCTGCGCGGCGCGGCGATGCGCGCATGGCGAAAGAGCTGGCGCTGTCGGCCTATCTCGATGGGTTCGAGCCGATCGAGCCAACACTCACCGCGCGCGACGCGACGCTGATGGGTCGAATCGAGGGCGCGATGGGGGAGTTCCGCGCCTCGATCGACCGGGGCGCGTCGCCCGATGATCTCGCGGAGAAGGTCGCAGTACTGGGCGGCCTTTTCGACGATGCGGAAGCGGCGCTCGCGCCTGATGCCGCCACCGAAGCGTCCACGTTCCTGGGCGCGTTCACGATCCTGCTGCGTGAAGGGCTCGAAGCCCTGCTCATCGTTGTCGCCATGATCGCGTTCCTGCGTAAAGCCGAGCGCGGCGAGGCGCTGCGGTACGTGCATGGCGGCTGGGTCAGCGCGATCATCGCGGGCGGGATCACCTGGGCGGTCGCCACCTATGCGATCGGGATCAGCGGTGCGAGCCGGGAGCTGACGGAAGGGTTTGGCTCGCTGTTCGCCGCGGTCGTGCTGCTCTCGGTCGGGATTTGGATGCACGGCAAGGCGCAGGCCGATCAGTGGCAGCGCTATATTCGCGAGAAGATGTCGCGGGCGCTCTCGGGCGGGTCGGGCTGGTTCCTGTTCGGGCTGGCGTTCGTCGTAGTTTATCGCGAGGTCTTCGAGACGATCCTGTTCTATGCCGCGCTTTCGGCGCAAGGTGACAACGGGATGCTTCTCGCGGGGGCCGGGTCGGCGATTGGACTGCTCAGCCTGATCGCTTGGGCCATGCTTCGCTACAGTCGCAAGCTGCCGATCGCGCAGTTCTTCCGCTATAGCTCCTGGCTCATGGCGGTCCTGACCGTCGTGCTGGCGGGTAAAGGCGTCGCCGCGCTCCAGGAAGCCGGCCTTATCAACATCGCACCGCTCGCGGACGTGCCACGGCTGTCGATGCTCGGCGTGTTTCCCACTTGGCAATCGGTGCTGGCGCAACTCCTGATGGCGGTCGCCATTGCGGTCGGGTTCGCCTGGAACGGGCGCGACCGATCCCGCTCGGGTTCCGGCTCAGTGACCCTTGGTTCGAATTAGTGCAATGACATGAAAACCCTTCCGTGATAGAGGCAAGCTAGTGCGAGCCTTTTTGCCTTTCCTGACATGCCTGATGCTGGTCCTGACCAGCTTCTCCGGCATGGCCCATGCCGCCGATCTGGCGGGGGGAAGCATCGCGGGCGTTGAGTTCACGGTCCATACCGCCGGTGACATCGATCAGGTGCCATCGGACTCGGACAAGAATGTCCCGCATCATCACAATTATTGTCACGGACACGACGTCGGCGCGCCTGCGCGCACGACGATGGAATATACCCCCGTCCTCACAGTGCCCAAGCCGACAATCTCCGCCTCTGCGTCGCTCGACGGCCGCACCGGCATGGTCCATTTGAGGCCCCCCCAAGCCTGACGTCCGATTTGGGCGTGCGTTGGCGCGCCCCTGTCGATCATCGTCAGGAGTCCTATTTTCATGAATCGTATCCTCGCGGCCATGCTGGCCGCAGCGTCTTGCGCCACGATGGCGCAGGCGCAGGTCGGACCGTCCGCGCCTGTTGCGCAGGATGCGCCGGTCTACACGCTTGACCAAGCGGTCAGTGCAGCGGGCGGTTCGGCCCCTGCTGCGGAAGCGGCGACAGCTGGAATCGACGCGGCCCGTGCAGGTCGCACAGTCGCCGGCTTGCGGCCCAATCCGGTGGTTCAAGGCCAAGTCGAGAATGTCATCGGCTCCGGGCCGTATCGGGGGGTCCGCAGCGCGGAAACCACGGTCGGCTTTGCGATCCCGATCGAGCTAGGCGGCAAGCGCGGCGCCCGCGTCGCGGTCGCCAATGCGCAATTGTCCCGGGCCGAGATCCAGGCCGCGATCATCGCGGCGGATGTCCGGCTTCAGGTAACGCAGCTCTATGTCGAAGCGGTCGCGGCCGATCGCCGGGTAATGACAGCCCGCGATCAGGCCCGGATCGCCAGCGATGCGCTGCGGGCCGCGAGCGTTCGCGTGCAGGCAGGGCGGGCATCGCCACTCGAGCAACAGCGCGCGGATGTCGCGCGTATCAATGCCGACGCCAATGTGGAGCGGCAGCTTCGCTTGGCCGAGGCGGCCCGCGCCAATCTGGCGCGTCGGATCGGACGGCCGATCGACGGCCTGCTCGATGACACGCTGCTCGATCGCCTTCCCGATGTGAACGTCTATGGGCCGTTGGCACCGGTCAACACGACCGGCACACTCGCGCTGGCGGCAGCCAACGCGGATTTCTCCATTGCCGAAGCCGGCGTGCGGCTCGCGCGCGCCAATCGCGTGCCTGACCTGAACGTCGGGCCGTCGATCCGCCGCCTGGAAGCGACCAACGACATGGCGGCGGTGTTCAGCGTGTCGATCCCGATCCCGGTGTTCAACAATGGTCGCGCCGCGATTGCGCAGGCGACCGCGCAGCGGACCCAGGCGGATGCGCAGCGCCGCGTGACCGCGCTCGACATCGAACAGGCGATCACGGACGCGCAGGCGCAGGCGGCCAATGCCGCAACGACGGCTCGTGCGGCGTCGGGGCCGGCGCTGGCGGCTGCACAGGAGGCCGCCCGCATCGCGCGGATCGGCTATCGCGAGGGCAAGTTCGGCCAGCTCGAATTGCTCGATGCTGAACGCACGCTCGCCGAAACGCGGGTCGCCGCGATCGACGCGCTTGCCAATTACCAGAATGCCCGCGCGCAAGTGGAGCGACTGACCGCTCGTGCGCCCAATGGGGGGAATCAGTGATGAAGAGCTTTTATCTCGCGGGCGCGGCGTCGCTCGCCCTGCTCTTGGCTGCCTGCGGCGGCAAGGATGGCGGAAACGAGGCAACTGCCGAAGGCGCAGCTGCCAATGAGACGGCAGCGGGCACGGAAAAGGGCGGTGCTGAAGGCGGTCATGCCGGTGAAGGCGTCGTCACATTGGGTGCCGACCAGATCGCCACAGCGGGCGTCCAGGTCGGACGGCCGATCATCGGCGGGGCCGGGACGATCGAGCTGCCCGCGATCATCGAGGGCGACCCACAGGGAACGCAGGTCGTCTCGGCCGCAATTGCGGGACGCGTGGTCGCGCTCACCCGTAACCTCGGCCAATCGGTCGGACGCGGCCAGACCATTGCGGTCATCGAAAGCCGCGAGGCGGCGCAGATCAAGGGCGAGGTCGAGGCGGCGCGGGCGCGGCTTCAGCTCGCTAATTCGAACCTCGCGCGCGAACAGCGGCTGTTCGCGCAGAGAGTCTCCCCTGAACAGGATCTGATCGCCGCCCGCACAGCGGCGACGGAGGCGCGGATCGCCCTGACGCAGGCGCAGAGCATGGTTTCGGCGGCGGGTGTCGGCGGCGGCGGGCTCAACCGGCTCGGCATTGCCGCGCCGATCTCGGGCCAGATCATTGCGCGCCCCGTGACGCTGGGACAAACGGTCGCGGCGGATGCCGAACTCTATCGCATCGCCAACCTGAGCCAGGTGTCGATCGCGCTTAATCTCAAGCCCGAGGATGCGGGCCGGGTGCGTCCCGGCAATACGGTGCTGGTGAAGGCGGCAGGCCGTCAGGCGACCGCCCGCGTGACCTTCGTGTCGCCGGCGCTTGATCCGCAGACGCGGCTCGTGCCTGCGCTCGCCACCCTCGACAATCGCGGTGGCGAATGGCGGGTCGGCGAGCCTGTGACGGCAGCCGTGCAGCTCACGGGCAGCGGCGGGAGCGGGGCGGTCCGCGTGCCGACGACGGCGGTCCAGAGTTTCGAGGGCAAGTCGGTCGTGTTCGTGCGCACGCCCACCGGCTTCAAGGCGACCCCGGTCCAGCTCGGCGATGCGTCGGGCGACACGGTGATCGTCCGGTCGGGCCTGACCGGCAACGAACAGATCGCCACCACCGGAAGTTTCACGCTCAAGGCCGAGATCGGCAAGGGCGAAGCGAGCCACGAGGATTAAGCCATGATCGCCCGTATCGTAACCTGGGCGGTCGAGAAGCGCTGGCTAGTCCTGCTCCTCACCGTCATCGTCGCCGCCATCGGCGCCTTTTCCCTCTACCGGCTACCGATCGACGCGGTGCCGGACATCACCAACAATCAGGTCCAGATCAACGTCCGCGCGCCTGCCCTCTCGCCCGAGCTGGTCGAGAAGCAGGTGTCGTTTCCAATCGAAACCGCGCTCGCCGGCACCCCCGGCCTGGAATATACGCGCTCGTTGAGCCGCAACGGCTTCGCGCAGATCACGGCGGTCTTTTCGGACGCGACGGACATCTATTTCGCCCGCCAGCAGGTGGGCGAGCGTCTGCGGGGCGTGCAAGAGAATCTGCCCGACGGCGTGAACCCTGAAATGGGTCCGATCGCGACAGGCCTGGGCGAGGTGTACATGTACACCGTTCGTCTCGATCATCGCGAGGACGACAAGCACAAGCCCGGTGAACCGGGCCAACAGCCCGATGGCAGCTACATCACGCCAGAGGGCGAGCGACTGACGACCGAAGAGGACAAGGCGACCTACCTGCGCACCGCGCAGGACTGGATCGTGACGCCGCTTCTGAAGACCACACCGGGCCTCGCCGGTGTCGACTCGATTGGCGGTTACGCCAAGCAGTTCCTCGTCGTGCCCGACGTGCAGAAGCTGGCCTCGCTCGGCATCACGCTGACGGACCTGGGAAATGCGCTGGAGCGCAATAACACCAGCGTCGGCGGTGGCTTCGTCAATCGCAATGGCGAAGGTCTGGCTGTTCGCTCGGATGCGCTCGTTCGCAATGCCAGCGAGTTGGCCAGGACCGTGATCGCGACACGTAACGGCGTGCCGATCACGGTAGAACAAGTTGCGACTGTGAAGACGGGTCAGGCGATCCGCATGGGTTCGGCATCGGAGAACGGTACCGAAGTCGTCGTCGGCACGGCGATCATGCGGATCGGCGAGAACAGCCGCATCGTGTCGACCGCGGTCGCTGAGAAACTGAAGACGATCAACGCTTCGCTGCCTCCTGACGTCGTAATTCAGCCGGTGCTGAACCGCACCGAGCTGGTCAATTCGACGATCAAGACGGTCGCGAAAAACCTGTCCGAAGGCGCGGTGCTGGTCATCGTCGTGCTCTTCCTGCTGCTCGGCAACTTCCGTGCGGCCCTGATCGCGGCGTTGGTCATCCCGATCACCATGATGCTGACAGGCTTTGGTATGCTGCGCGCTGGGGTCTCGGCCAATCTGATGAGCCTTGGGGCTTTGGACTTCGGTCTGATCGTCGACGGCGCCGTCATCATCGTTGAAAACGCGCTGCGAAGGCTTGCCGAGCAACAGCATCATGAAGGCCGATTGCTGAGCGTCAAGGAAAGGCTCGCGACCGTGGCAGCCGCCGCGCGCGAGATGATCCGGCCCTCGGTCTACGGACAGGCGATCATCATCCTCGTCTACGTGCCGCTACTCACGCTGACCGGCGTGGAGGGCAAGACGTTCGTGCCGATGGCGCTCACCGTCATCATCGCGCTCGGCTTCGCCTTCATCCTGTCGCTCACCTTCGTCCCCGCCATGATCGCGATCTGGCTGTCCAAAAAGGTGGAGGAGAAGGACGGCCGCATCATCACATGGCTGAAGAAGCGCTACGAACCCGGTCTCGACCGGGCGATGAAGCGCCCGACCCTGACGATCGGGGCGGGTGTCGGCAGCCTTGTGGTGGCGGCGCTTGCCTTCACCACGCTCGGCTCGGTGTTCCTGCCGCAGCTCGATGAAGGCGATCTGCTCATCCAGTCGCTCCGCATCCCGGCAACGTCGGTCCAGCAGAGTCAGGCGATGCAGGTGCCGATCGAGAGGATGATGTCGAAGCAACCGGAGGTGGCGTTCGTCTATTCAAAGACGGGCACCGCCGAGCTGGCGGCCGACCCGATGCCGCCGAACGCGACCGACATGTTCGTCATCCTGAAGCCGCGGAAGGACTGGCCGAACCCCGACCTTCCCAAGGAGGAGCTGGTAAGTCGGATCGAGGGTAATCTCGCGAAGTTCCCGGGCAATGCCTATGAGATCACCCAGCCCATCCAGATGCGCTTCAACGAGCTGATCGCCGGCGTTCGCGGCGATATCGCGGTGAAGGTATTCGGCGACGACTTCACACAAATGAACCGGACGGCCGAGCAGGTTGCTGCGGTGCTGCGCAAGACGCAGGGCGCAGCGGACGTGAAGGTCGAGCAAACGACGGGCCTGCCCATGCTCGACATTCGCGTCAATCGCGACGCAATGGCGCGTCTGGGCGTCACTGCCCAAGATGTGCAGGACATCGTCACCGCGACAATCGGCGGGCGCACCTCGGGCCAGATCTTCGAGGGCGATCGGCGCTTTCCGGTCGTGATACGGCTCTCTGAAGCGCAACGGGCGGACATCGGCCTTCTCGAACAGGTGCAGGTGCCGTTGGCGGGGGGTGGCTATGTGCCGCTTTCGAGCGTCGCCGACATCAAGGTGGTCGATGGTCCCAACCAGATCAGCCGCGAGAACGGGAAGCGTCGCGTGGTGGTGCAAGCCAATGTGCGCGGTCGCGACGTCGGCAGTGTCGTTGCGGACGCGCAGGCGGCGATCGGTAGCCAGGTTCGGCTGCCCGCTGGTGCCTATCTCGAATGGGGCGGCCAGTTCGAGAACCTGCAATCGGCAAGCGAACGTCTGAAGCTGGTCATTCCGGCCTGCTTCATCCTGATCCTGTTGCTCCTCTACGGGGCATTGGGATCGGTCCGCGATGCCGCGATCGTCTTCACCGGCGTGCCCTTCGCGCTGGTGGGCGGCGTTCTGCTGCTGTTCCTGCGGGGCATGGACTTCTCGATCTCGGCGGCGGTTGGCTTCATCGCCTTGTCGGGCATCGCGGTCCTCAACGGCCTCGTGATGGTCAGCTCGATCCAGGACCTGATCCGGTCGGGGCTATCGCGCGAAGAGGCGGCCCATGTCGGCGCAATGCAGCGTCTGCGGCCCGTCGTCATGACCGCGCTCGTCGCCAGCCTCGGCTTCGTGCCGATGGCGCTTGGCGAAGGCGCGGGCGCGGAGGTGCAGAAGCCATTGGCGACCGTCGTCATCGGCGGCCTGATCTCGGCAACGCTGCTGACGCTGTTCGTGCTGCCGACGCTCTACGCCCGGTTCGGGCAGAAAGTGATCGAGAAGCCCGAGCACTACAATGAGGAGCATGAAGGGGACGACCACGGTCAGACCTTCGTGAACGACTTGGCCTGAAGGGTGAGCGGGGCGATCCGCGATCGCCCCGCTCATCTCTGGGAGATGGGGATATGCCTCGCACCATAACCAGCTCAATGCTTCACGGCGGGCCACTGCGGATCTGGTCGGCGATCACCGATCCGGATCATCGTCGGGCTTGGAGTCCGCTCGTATTCCTCGACAACCCGTGCCAGCTTGGCGAGACGGAATGTACCTTCGCGATCCAGGGCATCACCCGACCAATTCGGACGCCAGCACGGATTGATCGATTCGATAAGCCGCACGCCTTCGCTTGGTCCTGCGGCATCCCTTATCTGTTCACGCTCGAAGAGCGGTACGAGCTGGCAGGGGACGACGGTGGCACCAGGCTAACACATAGCTGCACGCTGCGCGGGGCGCTGTCTTTGCCGTTCGCGGCGATGATGTTGCGTCGCCTGCGGTCCCTGATGATCGAGGCTGACGATCGCCTCGCAACCTATCTGCGCTGGCGGGTGGGTCAGCCTGCCCGTGGGATCAATCGTCAGCGCGTCCCCTCCCGGTACAGGAGGAAGGCGCGATGACGCCGTTGAAGCGGGTTCTGCCCGCCCTCATCCTCGTTATCGGGCTGGCGGCTTGCACGGAAAGCAAGCCGCCAGCCCCGCCAACGGAGCAGCAAATCCATTCGTCCGACAGCGCCGTGGCGACCGGGGAAATGGGGCGCCATCCCTATCGCTGTTCCGACGGGGAACCGCTGTTCGTCGACTACAAGGACAACGGCCTGCAGATCGATTTGCGGCGCTCCAGCAGCGCCGTGCCCATGACGCTGACCGCGCCAGCGCAGGGCCTCCAATATGTCGGCGAGACAGCCACCGCGACCTTCAAGGGGTCGCAGCTCACCATCGTGGAAGGCGAAGGCCGCACGCGGACCTGCGAACGGGAGGGCACCCGATGAACCGTCCTGTCTTCCGACACGTCGCACTGCAACGGGAGAGAAACGATGTCTGACACGTCGATCTCGAATGTGATGGCCATTCGCGCCGAAGTGATCGCGCGAAGCCGCGCCTTGCGCGAGGCGCAGCCGACGGCACCGCCCGGCGTGACGCCGACCGCTCCAGCCTCAACCTTTGCCGACACCCTCAATGCCGTGGTGGCGAAGGTCAACGAGACCCAGGAGCAGGAGGATGTCGTCACCGAAGCATATGAACGGGGCGAAACCACCGACATTGCGACCGTCGCGCTCATCCAGAGCCGTGCATCCATTACGTTCGAGGCGACGCTGCAAGTCCGGAACAAGCTGCTGTCTGCATATCGAGACATCATGAACATGCCGATCGGATGACGATCGCGGAGATAACTAAGGCGGTATTGGTATGATTGTCGGCACAAGGCCACGATTTACGCAGATTATTGTCGAGGTTTGGAAGCCCCTCACGATCCTGTTCGTGTGGGACGTGGCGGTGACGGCATTCCACATGATGACCCCGATCAAGGAACCGCCTTTGCCGACGGCGCTGTTCGGCACTGCCATCGCGCTCTTCATGGGGTTTCGGACCAACGCCGCTTATGCACGCTGGTGGGAAGCGCGAACTCTTTGGGGCGCGCTCATCAATTCCTCGCGCAGTCTGGCCCGGATCACGCGCAGCCTGACCAAGGGGGAACCCGAGGGCAGTGAGATACGGCACCACATCATCCTGAGGCAGATCGCCTTTGCGCACTCGATGCGCTGCCAGCTTCGCCGACAGTCGCCCTATGAAGAAATTGCCCGGGTCGCCGGAACGGAGGTCGCCGATATGGCGGTCACTCGCCTGAACCCTGCCAATGCGCTCTTGGAGGACATATCGGGCATTTACGCTGACGCGCTCGCGGAAGGTCGGATCACCGAGATCCAGCAGGCAACTGTGGAGCGCGTCCTGATCGACATCGCCAATGCGCAGGGCGGCATGGAGCGGATCAAGAACACGCCGCTGCCCAATGGCTTTCGGTTCTTCCCGAACCTCTTCACGCGTGTGTTCTGCGTGCTGCTCCCGATCGCGCTGGTCGAATCCCTGGGCCTTGCCACGCCGATCGGATCGACGCTGATCGGACTCGTCTTCCTCGCGGTGCTGAGCATCGG from Sphingomonas sp. OV641 encodes the following:
- a CDS encoding cytochrome c/FTR1 family iron permease; translation: MRLLTLIRAMLSLRLLAALAALLIPAAAFAEPGDVQTAWRLLDYMAVDYGGAVANGRIKSASEYAEMNEFAASVSTRLQGLPAKPERQALIQRAANLQAVIAEKGSTEQVATLAHGLAADLLRAYPVPLAPDKAPNLVSSDALFRQSCASCHGMTGNGRGPDAAKLATPPIAFTDAERARQRSVFALYQVVTQGIDGTAMQSFADLPNDQRWALAFRAGSFAFTDAQARDGERLWKSDPTLRRRIPDLKTLVALTPAALGAAIGDAKADAVLAFLRRHPEQVIQQAPGSLAVARAKLAESVAAARRGDARMAKELALSAYLDGFEPIEPTLTARDATLMGRIEGAMGEFRASIDRGASPDDLAEKVAVLGGLFDDAEAALAPDAATEASTFLGAFTILLREGLEALLIVVAMIAFLRKAERGEALRYVHGGWVSAIIAGGITWAVATYAIGISGASRELTEGFGSLFAAVVLLSVGIWMHGKAQADQWQRYIREKMSRALSGGSGWFLFGLAFVVVYREVFETILFYAALSAQGDNGMLLAGAGSAIGLLSLIAWAMLRYSRKLPIAQFFRYSSWLMAVLTVVLAGKGVAALQEAGLINIAPLADVPRLSMLGVFPTWQSVLAQLLMAVAIAVGFAWNGRDRSRSGSGSVTLGSN
- a CDS encoding TolC family protein, which codes for MNRILAAMLAAASCATMAQAQVGPSAPVAQDAPVYTLDQAVSAAGGSAPAAEAATAGIDAARAGRTVAGLRPNPVVQGQVENVIGSGPYRGVRSAETTVGFAIPIELGGKRGARVAVANAQLSRAEIQAAIIAADVRLQVTQLYVEAVAADRRVMTARDQARIASDALRAASVRVQAGRASPLEQQRADVARINADANVERQLRLAEAARANLARRIGRPIDGLLDDTLLDRLPDVNVYGPLAPVNTTGTLALAAANADFSIAEAGVRLARANRVPDLNVGPSIRRLEATNDMAAVFSVSIPIPVFNNGRAAIAQATAQRTQADAQRRVTALDIEQAITDAQAQAANAATTARAASGPALAAAQEAARIARIGYREGKFGQLELLDAERTLAETRVAAIDALANYQNARAQVERLTARAPNGGNQ
- a CDS encoding efflux RND transporter periplasmic adaptor subunit, which gives rise to MKSFYLAGAASLALLLAACGGKDGGNEATAEGAAANETAAGTEKGGAEGGHAGEGVVTLGADQIATAGVQVGRPIIGGAGTIELPAIIEGDPQGTQVVSAAIAGRVVALTRNLGQSVGRGQTIAVIESREAAQIKGEVEAARARLQLANSNLAREQRLFAQRVSPEQDLIAARTAATEARIALTQAQSMVSAAGVGGGGLNRLGIAAPISGQIIARPVTLGQTVAADAELYRIANLSQVSIALNLKPEDAGRVRPGNTVLVKAAGRQATARVTFVSPALDPQTRLVPALATLDNRGGEWRVGEPVTAAVQLTGSGGSGAVRVPTTAVQSFEGKSVVFVRTPTGFKATPVQLGDASGDTVIVRSGLTGNEQIATTGSFTLKAEIGKGEASHED
- a CDS encoding efflux RND transporter permease subunit — its product is MIARIVTWAVEKRWLVLLLTVIVAAIGAFSLYRLPIDAVPDITNNQVQINVRAPALSPELVEKQVSFPIETALAGTPGLEYTRSLSRNGFAQITAVFSDATDIYFARQQVGERLRGVQENLPDGVNPEMGPIATGLGEVYMYTVRLDHREDDKHKPGEPGQQPDGSYITPEGERLTTEEDKATYLRTAQDWIVTPLLKTTPGLAGVDSIGGYAKQFLVVPDVQKLASLGITLTDLGNALERNNTSVGGGFVNRNGEGLAVRSDALVRNASELARTVIATRNGVPITVEQVATVKTGQAIRMGSASENGTEVVVGTAIMRIGENSRIVSTAVAEKLKTINASLPPDVVIQPVLNRTELVNSTIKTVAKNLSEGAVLVIVVLFLLLGNFRAALIAALVIPITMMLTGFGMLRAGVSANLMSLGALDFGLIVDGAVIIVENALRRLAEQQHHEGRLLSVKERLATVAAAAREMIRPSVYGQAIIILVYVPLLTLTGVEGKTFVPMALTVIIALGFAFILSLTFVPAMIAIWLSKKVEEKDGRIITWLKKRYEPGLDRAMKRPTLTIGAGVGSLVVAALAFTTLGSVFLPQLDEGDLLIQSLRIPATSVQQSQAMQVPIERMMSKQPEVAFVYSKTGTAELAADPMPPNATDMFVILKPRKDWPNPDLPKEELVSRIEGNLAKFPGNAYEITQPIQMRFNELIAGVRGDIAVKVFGDDFTQMNRTAEQVAAVLRKTQGAADVKVEQTTGLPMLDIRVNRDAMARLGVTAQDVQDIVTATIGGRTSGQIFEGDRRFPVVIRLSEAQRADIGLLEQVQVPLAGGGYVPLSSVADIKVVDGPNQISRENGKRRVVVQANVRGRDVGSVVADAQAAIGSQVRLPAGAYLEWGGQFENLQSASERLKLVIPACFILILLLLYGALGSVRDAAIVFTGVPFALVGGVLLLFLRGMDFSISAAVGFIALSGIAVLNGLVMVSSIQDLIRSGLSREEAAHVGAMQRLRPVVMTALVASLGFVPMALGEGAGAEVQKPLATVVIGGLISATLLTLFVLPTLYARFGQKVIEKPEHYNEEHEGDDHGQTFVNDLA
- a CDS encoding SRPBCC family protein; translation: MPRTITSSMLHGGPLRIWSAITDPDHRRAWSPLVFLDNPCQLGETECTFAIQGITRPIRTPARIDRFDKPHAFAWSCGIPYLFTLEERYELAGDDGGTRLTHSCTLRGALSLPFAAMMLRRLRSLMIEADDRLATYLRWRVGQPARGINRQRVPSRYRRKAR
- the fliE gene encoding flagellar hook-basal body complex protein FliE; the protein is MSDTSISNVMAIRAEVIARSRALREAQPTAPPGVTPTAPASTFADTLNAVVAKVNETQEQEDVVTEAYERGETTDIATVALIQSRASITFEATLQVRNKLLSAYRDIMNMPIG
- a CDS encoding bestrophin family protein is translated as MIVGTRPRFTQIIVEVWKPLTILFVWDVAVTAFHMMTPIKEPPLPTALFGTAIALFMGFRTNAAYARWWEARTLWGALINSSRSLARITRSLTKGEPEGSEIRHHIILRQIAFAHSMRCQLRRQSPYEEIARVAGTEVADMAVTRLNPANALLEDISGIYADALAEGRITEIQQATVERVLIDIANAQGGMERIKNTPLPNGFRFFPNLFTRVFCVLLPIALVESLGLATPIGSTLIGLVFLAVLSIGEDLTDPFANSVHDVPLTAMCRTIEIDLLQTAGLPAPEPLTPDHGVLW